The window TGGGCGTGCGCGAAAAGCTGCTTGCGCCCAGCCGCACCGGCAACGCATCGGCCGCGGCCTTGGGCAGGCCCTTGAACCAGCCGGCCCAGCGCATCGACTGGGCGCTCATCGCGTCTTCTCCATGGCGGCATCGAACATGGCTAGGTCATCGGCCAGCGCGTGCACGGCGTCGACGAAGACCTGCGCACGGTGCGCGTAGTCCTTGAACATGTCGAAACTGGCGCAGGCCGGCGACATCAGCACGGCGTCGCCGGCCTGCGCACTTTCGCTGGCCAGGGTCACGGCTTCGGCCATCGAACCGGCTTCGTGCAGCGGCACGCCGGCAGCTTCGAGTGCGGCGCGGATCAACGGCGCGTCGCGGCCGATCAGCACCACGGCGCGCGCGTAGCGCAATACGGGCGCGGCCAGCGGTGCGAAGTCCTGGCCCTTGCCTTCGCCACCCAGGATCAGCACCACACGCCGCTCGGCGCCCAGGCCGTTGAGTGCCGCCACGGTGGCGCCGACGTTGGTGCCCTTGCTGTCGTCGAAATATTCCACGTCCTGCACGGTCGCGACCGGCTCCACGCGGTGCGGCTCGCCGGTGTATTCGCGCAGACCGTACAGCACCGGCGCGAGCGCGCAGCCCGCGGCGACGGCCAATGCCAGGCCGGCGAGTGCGTTGACGGCGTTGTGCCGGCCGCGGATGCGCAGCGCATCGGCCGGCATCAGGCGCTGGATGTGCAGGTCGTCAGCCGCCTCGCTGCGTTTGCGCTTGGTCTCGTCGGCCTCCATGGCGCGCACCAGCCAAGTCATGCCGTTGACGACTTCGAGACCGAAGTCACCGGGCCGCGTCGGCATGTCGCCGCCGAAGGTGACGTGGGCGCGGACCTGCGGCTTCTGCAGCTTGACCTTGATCGGCGCGGGCAACATGGCCATCACCGCCGGGTCTTCGCGGTTCAGCAGCATCAGGCCCCTGGCGCCGAACACGCGCGCCTTGGCAGCGGTGTAGGCGGCCATGCTGCCGTGCCAGTCGAGGTGGTCCTGCGAGATGTTGAGCACGGTGCCGGCCGTGGGCTCGAAGGTGTTGGCGGCATCGAGCTGGAAGCTGGACAACTCCAGCACCCAGACCTGCGGCAGCGCGGCGAGGTCGTCACCGGCGGCATCGATGGCCGCGGCGAGCGTGTCGAGCAGCGTCGGGCCGATGTTGCCGGCCACGGCCACGGTCTTGCCGGCCCGCGCAATGAGTTGGCCGGTGAGTGACGTGACCGTGGTCTTGCCGTTGGTTCCGGTGATGCCGAGCACCACGGGGTGGTAGCCGGTGGGCTGCTTGGGCGCGGGCGGCTCGGGCAGCGGCGCGTTGTCGTCGTCCACCGGTGCATCGCCGTCGGCCTCGCCTTCGGGCAGGGGCTGGCCGTCGGCCTGTTCGAGTTCGGGGTCGTCGGCATCGGGTTGCGGCACCGGTTTCGTGCTTTCATCCGGCTCGGTCCACGCCTCGTCGGCCTGGATTTCGGATACAGGTGGCTGGGCCAGATCGGCCAGGGCCATGCCGAACAGATCGAGCTCGCCACCGACCGGCAGGCCGATGGCGCGCGCGGCGTCGACCACCGGCGCGATGCTCTCGGGCGACAGGCCGGGGGACCGGTAGACGGCGCGGATTTCGGTGCCATGCACCAGCGCGGCATCGAACGGGCCGGCGATGAAGCGGACCGCGGACAGATCGCCTTGCAGCGCGGCCAGCTGCGGCGGCGCTTCGCGCGTGTCGGCCACGGTCACGACCGCGCCATGGCGCGCGCACCAGCGGGCCATGGCCAGGCCGGAGGCGCCGAGGCCGAGGATCAGAACGTGGAGGTCTTGAAGATGGCGCATGGCTTCACCGCAGCTTCAAAGTGGACAAGCCGATCAGGCACAGCAGCATGGTGATGATCCAGAAGCGCACCACGACCTGCGTTTCCTTCCAGCCGCTTTTCTCGAAATGGTGGTGCAGCGGCGCCATCTTGAGGATGCGCCGGCCCTGCCCGAAGCGTTTCTTGGTGTACTTGAAATAGCTCACCTGCATCATCACCGACAGCGCCTCCACCACGAAGATGCCGCCCATGATGGACAACACGATCTCCTGGCGCACGATGACGGCGATGGTGCCGAGCGCGCCGCCGAGCGCAAGCGCGCCCACGTCGCCCATGAACACCTGCGCCGGGTGGGTGTTGAACCACAGGAAGGCCAGGCCGGCGCCGGCCGTGGCCGCGCAGAAGATCAGCAGCTCGCCCGAGCCCGGGATGTGCGGGAAGAACAGGTACCTGGAATACACCGAGCTGCCGGTCACGTAGGCGAACACGCCCAGCGCCGAGCCCACCATCACCACCGGCATGATGGCCAGGCCGTCCAGCCCGTCGGTCAGGTTCACCGCGTTGCTCGATCCGACGATCACCAGGTAGGTCATGATCACGAAGCCGAACACGCCCAGCGGATAACTCACTTCCTTGAAGAACGGCAGCTGCAGGCCGGCCTTGGGCGGCAGGTTCACGTCGAAGCCGGACTGCACCCAGCTGAAGAACAACTCCAGCACGCGCAGGTTCGAGCTCTCCGATATGCTGAACACCAGGTAGAGCGCGGCCACCAGGCCGATCAGCGATTGCCACAGGTATTTCTCGCGCGAGCGCATGCCCTCCGGGTCCTTGTTGACCACCTTGCGCCAGTCGTCGACCCAGCCGATGGCCCCGAAGCCCAGCGTGACCAGCAGCACGATCCAGACGAAGCGGTTGGAGAGGTCGAACCACAGCAGCGTGGAAATGGCGATGGACAGCAGGATCAGCACGCCGCCCATGGTTGGCGTGCCCTGCTTGGCCATGTGGCTCTCCATGCCGTAGCCGCGGATCGGCTGGCCGACCTTGAGTTCGGCGAGCTTGCGGATCACCGCCGGGCCGGCCAGCAGACCGATCATCAAGGCGGTCACGGCGGCCATCACGGCGCGGAAGGTCAGGTACTGGAAGACGCGAAAGAACCCGAAGTCGGGTGAAAGGGTCTGCAGCCACTGGGCCAGGCTAAGCAGCATGGTTGGGCTCCTTGGAAACTTGTTGGGATGGCGACTTGGCGCTGGCGACGATGAAATCGACCACGCGCGGCATCTTCATGAATTTGGAGCCTTTGACGAGCACGCTCGCCACGCCAGGCAGCAGGGCCGCAATGGCCGCGTTGAGCGCGTCCACGTCGGCGCCGAAATGACGGCACAAACCTGGACTGGCTTGACCGAAGGCCTGCACGGTATGTGCCGTCAGCTCGCCGAGCGTCAACACGTGCTCGATGCCGGCCTGCGCCGCACGCGCGCCGACCTCGGCATGGAACTGCGGCCCCTGGTCGCCGACCTCGCCCATGTCGCCGAGCACCAGCAGGCGCGGGCCAGGCAGGCCAGCCAGCACCTCGATCGCGGCGATCACGGAATCGGGGTTGGCGTTGTAGCTGTCGTCTACCAGGGTCAGCGCGCGGTCCTCGATGGTCAGCGCGAGCGCGCGCGAACGGCCCTTGACGGGTTCGAAGGCCGCAAGCCCGCGGCCGATGGCGTCTAACGAAACGCCGGCGGCGAGTGCGCAGCCGATCGCGGCCAGCGAATTCTTCACGTTGTGCCGACCGGCGATGTGCAGGCCATAGGCCACGTCGCCCGCCGGCGTGCGGGCCCGCACCTGCCATGCGCCTTCGGCCCAGACGGGCTCGTCGCAGGTGATGTCGGCCGGGCCAACCATCGCGAAGGTGCTCGTCACGCGTGGACCGGCCAGTTCGCGCCAGATATGGGCATAGTCGTCGTCGGCCGGGAACACGGCCACGCCATCTTCCGCCATGGCCTGGAGGACGACGCCGTTTTCCCGCGCCACGGCTTCCACCGTGGCCATGAACTCCATGTGCTCGCGTTGCGCGTTATTGACCAGGGCCACCGTCGGCCGGGCCATGGCGGCGATCCGGGCGATCTCGCCCGGGTGGTTCATGCCGAGCTCGACCACGGCCAGCCGGTGCGCGGCCGAGAGGCGCAGCAGCGTCAGCGGCACGCCGATCTCGTTGTTGTAGTTGCCCTGCGTGGCGAGGGAGGCCTCCGGCTCGGCGGCGCGCAGGATGCTGGCGATCATCTGCGTCACCGTGGTCTTGCCGTTGCTGCCGGTCACGGCGATCAGCGGCAGTCTGAACTGGCTGCGCCAGCCCGTGGCCAGGGCGCCGAGCGCGGCCAGCGTGTCGTCCACCTCGATGCACGGCAGGCCGGTGGCCTGGATGCCGCCGCTCGCGCCCGCATGGCACAGGGCCGCCACGGCGCCGCTGGCCTTGGCCTGCGCCAGCATCGTGTTGGCGTCGAAGTTGTCGCCGCGCAAGGCGACGAACAGGTCGCCCGGCTGCAGGCTGCGTGTGTCGGTGTGCACGCGCTGGATGGCGACGGCGCCGTCGCCATGGAGACGGCCGCCGGGAATCCATGCCAGCGCCTGGGCCAGGGTCATCATCATGGCGCCACCCCGCTGCGCCGCTGCAACGCCATTTCGGCCTCGGCCTTGTCGGAGAACGGATGCTTCACGCCGGCCACTTCCTGCGTGGCCTCGTGGCCCTTGCCGGCCAGCAGCACCACGTCTTGCGGTTGCGCCTGGGCCAGCGCGTCGGCGATGGCCAGCGCGCGGTCGGCCTGCACCTGCACGCAGTGGTCGTGGCTCAGGCCGAGCAGGATCTGGGCAATGATGTGCTCCGGCTTTTCGCCGCGCGGGTTGTCGCTGGTGACGACGACCATGTCGGCCTGTTTCTCGGCCACGGCGGCCATCAGCGGACGCTTGGTCGCATCGCGGTCGCCGCCGCAGCCGAACACGCACCACAGCTGGCCGCCGCGCGCGCTGGCCAGCGGACGGAGCGCGAGCAAAGCCTTGTCGAGGGCGTCTGGCGTGTGGGCATAGTCGATGGCCACCAGCGGCTGGCCGGCGGCATTGAGGCAGTCCATGCGGCCCGGCACCGGCGTGACGGCGGCACAGGCGCGCACGACCTCGGCCAGCGGCACGCCCATGGCGCGCATCGCACCCATGACGCCGAGCAGGTTGGACACGTTGTACAGGCCGATCAGCGGTGTCTGTACCCGATGGCGCTCGGCGCCTTCGACGACGGTGAAGGACAAACCCTGGGCGGCATAACCGACCTCGACGGCCCGGAGCCGCGCCTCGGCCTCGATGCCCACCGACCACACGTCGAGCGCGCCGCCAGCCAGCGTGGCCGCCAGTTCGGCGCCTTTGCTGTCGTCGACGTTGAGCACCGCGGCTTGCAGGCCGGGCCAGGCGAAGAGTTCGGCCTTGGCCGTCCAGTAGGCATCCATGCCCCCGTGGTAGTCGAGGTGGTCCTGCGTGAAATTGGTGAAGATGCCCACGCGGATGCGCGTGCCGTCGAGCCGGCGTTCGGCCACGCCGATGCTCGAAGCCTCGATGGCGCAGGCCCGGATGCCCTCGTCCACGAAGCGGCGGAACTGCCGCTGCAGCAGCACCGGGTCGGGCGTGGTCAGCCCGGTGGCCTCGACCTCGGGCGGGATTCCCACGCCCAAAGTACCCACCACCGCGCATGGCACGGGCGCGGGCAGCTTCACTTTCGATAGCGCCTGGGCCAGCCACCAGCTGGTGGAGGTCTTGCCGTTGGTGCCGGTCACGGCCAGCACGTCGAGGCTGTCGCTCGGATGGCCGAAATAGGCGGCGGCAATCGGCCCGGTGCTGGCCTTGAGCCCGGCGTAACCCGCCACACGTTCGTCGTGGAAGCCGAAAGCCTCGTGGCCGGACGCCTCGATCAGACAGGCCACCGCACCCTGCGCCAGGGCGGCGCCGATGAACTGGCGGCCATCGACCG of the Rhodoferax koreense genome contains:
- the murD gene encoding UDP-N-acetylmuramoyl-L-alanine--D-glutamate ligase produces the protein MRHLQDLHVLILGLGASGLAMARWCARHGAVVTVADTREAPPQLAALQGDLSAVRFIAGPFDAALVHGTEIRAVYRSPGLSPESIAPVVDAARAIGLPVGGELDLFGMALADLAQPPVSEIQADEAWTEPDESTKPVPQPDADDPELEQADGQPLPEGEADGDAPVDDDNAPLPEPPAPKQPTGYHPVVLGITGTNGKTTVTSLTGQLIARAGKTVAVAGNIGPTLLDTLAAAIDAAGDDLAALPQVWVLELSSFQLDAANTFEPTAGTVLNISQDHLDWHGSMAAYTAAKARVFGARGLMLLNREDPAVMAMLPAPIKVKLQKPQVRAHVTFGGDMPTRPGDFGLEVVNGMTWLVRAMEADETKRKRSEAADDLHIQRLMPADALRIRGRHNAVNALAGLALAVAAGCALAPVLYGLREYTGEPHRVEPVATVQDVEYFDDSKGTNVGATVAALNGLGAERRVVLILGGEGKGQDFAPLAAPVLRYARAVVLIGRDAPLIRAALEAAGVPLHEAGSMAEAVTLASESAQAGDAVLMSPACASFDMFKDYAHRAQVFVDAVHALADDLAMFDAAMEKTR
- the mraY gene encoding phospho-N-acetylmuramoyl-pentapeptide-transferase, which gives rise to MLLSLAQWLQTLSPDFGFFRVFQYLTFRAVMAAVTALMIGLLAGPAVIRKLAELKVGQPIRGYGMESHMAKQGTPTMGGVLILLSIAISTLLWFDLSNRFVWIVLLVTLGFGAIGWVDDWRKVVNKDPEGMRSREKYLWQSLIGLVAALYLVFSISESSNLRVLELFFSWVQSGFDVNLPPKAGLQLPFFKEVSYPLGVFGFVIMTYLVIVGSSNAVNLTDGLDGLAIMPVVMVGSALGVFAYVTGSSVYSRYLFFPHIPGSGELLIFCAATAGAGLAFLWFNTHPAQVFMGDVGALALGGALGTIAVIVRQEIVLSIMGGIFVVEALSVMMQVSYFKYTKKRFGQGRRILKMAPLHHHFEKSGWKETQVVVRFWIITMLLCLIGLSTLKLR
- a CDS encoding UDP-N-acetylmuramoyl-L-alanyl-D-glutamate--2,6-diaminopimelate ligase; protein product: MNVFQQPLEAAHWLRGLVASGSGSLQVDSRRVRPGDAFIAWPGAAVDGRQFIGAALAQGAVACLIEASGHEAFGFHDERVAGYAGLKASTGPIAAAYFGHPSDSLDVLAVTGTNGKTSTSWWLAQALSKVKLPAPVPCAVVGTLGVGIPPEVEATGLTTPDPVLLQRQFRRFVDEGIRACAIEASSIGVAERRLDGTRIRVGIFTNFTQDHLDYHGGMDAYWTAKAELFAWPGLQAAVLNVDDSKGAELAATLAGGALDVWSVGIEAEARLRAVEVGYAAQGLSFTVVEGAERHRVQTPLIGLYNVSNLLGVMGAMRAMGVPLAEVVRACAAVTPVPGRMDCLNAAGQPLVAIDYAHTPDALDKALLALRPLASARGGQLWCVFGCGGDRDATKRPLMAAVAEKQADMVVVTSDNPRGEKPEHIIAQILLGLSHDHCVQVQADRALAIADALAQAQPQDVVLLAGKGHEATQEVAGVKHPFSDKAEAEMALQRRSGVAP
- a CDS encoding UDP-N-acetylmuramoyl-tripeptide--D-alanyl-D-alanine ligase produces the protein MMTLAQALAWIPGGRLHGDGAVAIQRVHTDTRSLQPGDLFVALRGDNFDANTMLAQAKASGAVAALCHAGASGGIQATGLPCIEVDDTLAALGALATGWRSQFRLPLIAVTGSNGKTTVTQMIASILRAAEPEASLATQGNYNNEIGVPLTLLRLSAAHRLAVVELGMNHPGEIARIAAMARPTVALVNNAQREHMEFMATVEAVARENGVVLQAMAEDGVAVFPADDDYAHIWRELAGPRVTSTFAMVGPADITCDEPVWAEGAWQVRARTPAGDVAYGLHIAGRHNVKNSLAAIGCALAAGVSLDAIGRGLAAFEPVKGRSRALALTIEDRALTLVDDSYNANPDSVIAAIEVLAGLPGPRLLVLGDMGEVGDQGPQFHAEVGARAAQAGIEHVLTLGELTAHTVQAFGQASPGLCRHFGADVDALNAAIAALLPGVASVLVKGSKFMKMPRVVDFIVASAKSPSQQVSKEPNHAA